A single Muntiacus reevesi chromosome 9, mMunRee1.1, whole genome shotgun sequence DNA region contains:
- the LOC136174135 gene encoding large ribosomal subunit protein bL17m, whose translation MRVSFTAAISHGRVYRRLGLGPESRIHLLQNLLTGLVRHERIEASWARVDELRGYAEKLIDYGKLGDTNERAMRMADFWLTEKDLIPKLFQVLAPRYQGQNGGYTRMLQIPNRNQQDRAKMAVIEYKGNCLPPLPLPRRDSNLTLLNQLLQGLRQDQEASTHSSHLAQTPEV comes from the exons ATGCGGGTGTCGTTCACCGCCGCGATCTCCCACGGCCGCGTATACCGCCGCCTAGGCCTTGGTCCCGAGTCCCGCATCCACCTGTTGCAGAACTTGCTTACGGGACTGGTGCGACACGAACGCATCGAGGCGTCATGGGCACGCGTGGACGAGCTGAGGGGCTACGCCGAGAAG CTCATCGACTACGGGAAGCTGGGAGACACCAACGAACGAGCCATGCGCATGGCTGATTTCTGGCTCACG GAGAAAGACTTGATCCCCAAGCTGTTTCAAGTACTGGCCCCTCGGTACCAAGGTCAGAATGGGGGCTACACGAGAATGCTGCAGATCCCAAATCGGAATCAGCAGGATCGGGCCAAAATGGCAGTCATTGAGTACAAAGGGAACtgtctcccacccctgcccctgccacGCAGAGACAGCAACCTTACACTCCTAAACCAGCTGCTTCAGGGGCTGCGGCAGGACCAGGAAGCAAGCACCCACAGTTCCCACCTAGCTCAAACACCAGAGGTTTAA